The nucleotide window GCGCAGCGGTCAAGGTGAGAGCTATATACATTTAGAATTTACGCTGCCCCTCCCTTAGCCCTGTATATAACCTTTAGGTAACACTTAGGTGTCCAGATTGGGAATGTAaccaataaataaactgtttcaATATCTTTCATTAGACTATTAGCGGGACACGTGAATGtggaaaatatatatgtgtaaaacaTTGCTGTAAATAAAATAACTAATGTATGCTATTTATGGGTTGGGATCCTCCAAATGTTGCTCCAAAAATTAAAATGACAAGTTCATTAAACTTTCTGATTTCAATTTTCTCTGAAGCCGGAAGCACATTTTAATTCTAAATTCAGGAGAATGACTGATACAGCCCAAATAAAGGTTTGGTGACAGAGATGTGACCAGAGAGCTCTCATATACAGGATCGGGAACACAGAAAGAAGACACCAGGACATTTGCATGTGCTTTGCACACACGTTTAGTTTATCCCGGCTCTGCCCCATGTGCCAGTCAGATACCGAGGCATCAGGTGTAACACTCATACATCAGAGAGGAAGAGCAGTAACACACGCAGAAGAGCAATATGCTGACTTGGGTTCAAATATTGGTGTTAACCATCAGTACAATTGAAACCATAGCAGGCACCATCTTCAACTTGTGTATTATGGCTGTGAGCTACAGAAACTGGAGAAAAGATATCAGCCTGAATCTATATGATCTAATCCTACTTAGTATGGGACTGTCTAATTTAGCCGTGCTTTGTACTATAAATACAAAATTGGTCCTGCTCCTTGTCCAGTCTCACATCCGGTTCTACAGTGAGATCTGCTCAGCTCAGAATTTTCTTGGGAGGTTTCTAATTTGCTTAAGCTTCTGGCTCACTGCCTGGCTCTGTGTCTACTACTGCATCAAAATTTCCAACTTCATGCATCGTCTCTTCCTCCGAGTGAAGCTATGGGTTTCTTCTGTGTTGCAGAAGCTGCTGCTGATGTCAGCCGTGGGATCCTTTATTATAAGTGTCCCATCACTGTGGACTTGCCATCAAATAGATTGCCAGGAAAATAACACCCACAGTCTCACAGCCAACTGCAGTGCGGTCAGTGAAACACCTGCTTTTAATCTCTCTGACATAGTCATTGTGACCGTGCTAGGATGCTGTTTGCCCTTCCTGCTATCCCTCATTTCAATTGGGCTCACACTGACTTCTCTCTGGGGACACGTCTGGAGGATGAAGCAGAAGACATCAGACTTCAGCATTCCCCGGTTACAGGTTCATTCCAGAGCAGCCAGGACCATGATACTGCTTGTTgtcctctccatgtctctttgcATAACAGAACTCTACCTCTTCTTCTTTCCCTATGGTGTAGAAGACTTTTCGACAATAATCTGCAGGTTCTTTAGCCTGTGCTACCCCACAGCACAAGCCTTCCTACTAATCCAGGGGAACACCAAGTTAAGGAGAGTATGTCAGGGGCTCCTACACTGCATTAACCCTTTGGGAGCCTCATAACATAGTGTCTATGTCACAGACTTTCGTTTTGTAGAGGAGATCGGGTTCCGCGCTCATGTGCAGAGCAAAGTGCGACCTATTAATAAAGAAGTGTATCCCGTTTATTGCGACGCAGACTTATTTTGGGACTGAACACATTTTATGTAGCTGCTTTTGCGAGTCCTCTGGAAGTGGGATCCAGTCTCTGACCCCACGGTTCT belongs to Ascaphus truei isolate aAscTru1 chromosome 11, aAscTru1.hap1, whole genome shotgun sequence and includes:
- the LOC142462909 gene encoding taste receptor type 2 member 40-like, coding for MLTWVQILVLTISTIETIAGTIFNLCIMAVSYRNWRKDISLNLYDLILLSMGLSNLAVLCTINTKLVLLLVQSHIRFYSEICSAQNFLGRFLICLSFWLTAWLCVYYCIKISNFMHRLFLRVKLWVSSVLQKLLLMSAVGSFIISVPSLWTCHQIDCQENNTHSLTANCSAVSETPAFNLSDIVIVTVLGCCLPFLLSLISIGLTLTSLWGHVWRMKQKTSDFSIPRLQVHSRAARTMILLVVLSMSLCITELYLFFFPYGVEDFSTIICRFFSLCYPTAQAFLLIQGNTKLRRVCQGLLHCINPLGAS